In Candidatus Methylomirabilota bacterium, one genomic interval encodes:
- a CDS encoding F0F1 ATP synthase subunit epsilon, giving the protein MADRLRLELATPTRLVVSEEAEEVVVPGADGYFGVLPGHAPLLALVGTGEVMYRTGRAEHYLAVSGGFAEVGPDRVTILAESAERPEEIDVARARAARERAESRLAGRGGDDVDYPGELAALERAQIRLQVAQRRSGA; this is encoded by the coding sequence GTGGCCGACCGGCTTCGCCTCGAGCTGGCGACCCCGACCCGTCTCGTCGTCTCGGAAGAGGCGGAGGAGGTCGTGGTGCCGGGGGCCGACGGGTACTTCGGCGTCCTGCCGGGACACGCGCCGCTCCTCGCGCTGGTGGGGACCGGCGAGGTGATGTACCGGACCGGCCGCGCGGAGCACTACCTCGCCGTGAGCGGGGGCTTTGCCGAAGTCGGCCCCGACCGGGTCACGATCCTGGCCGAGTCGGCCGAGCGCCCCGAGGAGATCGACGTCGCGCGCGCCCGCGCGGCGCGCGAGCGCGCCGAGAGCCGCCTTGCCGGACGCGGCGGCGACGACGTCGACTATCCGGGCGAGCTCGCGGCGCTGGAGCGGGCGCAGATACGGCTCCAGGTCGCCCAGCGCCGATCCGGCGCCTGA